The genomic segment CTGCTCGTCGAAAAAGCGCACTTGAGGAGTACGCTTTTGCCCAATTTTCCGCCACGTATTCTATATGGCACTGACGCCAAATTGGGCCAGATCCGATTGTGGTTTTGTAACGTTATGTGCCCGTCATGCGGACGTTCAAAGATCGCTGTCGCTATCCATCGCAATCCGTTGCCGGGCGATGAAATCCTTGAGCGTATCGATGCCGCGCAATTGCAGGATCGTATTACGCACCGCCGCTTCCAGCAGCACCGCGATGTTGCGGCCGGCGGCCACAGGGATGATGACCTTGCGGATTGCCAGCCCCAGTACTTCTTGCGTGTGGGCGTCGAGCGGCAAGCGCTCGTAGTTTTCTTCCAGCGTCGCGCGACGCACCAGATGGACGATCAGCTTGAGCCGCATTTTGCGGCGTACCGCGGTTTCGCCAAAGATGGTTTTGATATCGAGCAGACCCAGGCCGCGCACTTCCAGCAGGTTTTGCAGCAGATGCGGACAGCGTCCTTCGATCATGTTCGGTGCGATGCGTGCGAATTCGACCGCATCGTCAGCCACCAGCCCATGGCTGCGCGAAATCAATTCCAGGCCCAGCTCGCTTTTGCCGAGGCCTGATTCGCCAGTAATTAATACGCCGACTCCAAGCACATCCATGAACACGCCGTGCATGGTGATGCGCTGGGCCAGTTTTTTCGACAAATATACGCGCAGATAATCAATCACCTGTGCTGCGGGCAGCGGCGTTGAAAATAGCGGGATATTTTTTTCGTCGCAAATTTCCAGGATATCTGGCGGCGTCGCCAGCCCTTGCGCGATGATGAATGCCGGCGGTGCGCCCGCCACCAGTTCCGCGGTCTGATAGACGCGGGAGGTAGCTGAAAGGCGTTGGTAGTATTCGGTTTCCTGGTGGCCGAAGACCTGGATGCGGCCCGGATGGATCAGGTTCAAGTGACCGACCTGGTCGGCGGCTGAAGCCGCGTCGCCGGAAATCAGGCGCTCGCCGCCGGGAAAGCCGGCAAACCAGCCTAGTTGCAGCGACTCGCGGTTTTCGTCATACAGTTGCTGAATCGATAGAGGCGTGGAAGCGGGCATGATTGGCGTCTGACATAGTTACATAGTTAGTTAGGGCAAGATCGCCCGCAGACACCTTTAGGCGCTTCAAAAACCGGTTTACAGCGGTATTTGTGAAGCCCAGATAATAAAACGATGTCCCTATGCCAAATTATGTCGCATTTTCGGTGCCCATGGGCTGCCAGGCGACAATGTGGGCGTGCACGGAGGCCGGATCAGGATCGCTGGCCAGAATTTGGCGGAATGCATCGCTGGAAAACATTTCGGCGATTTCCGACAGGATTTCCAGGTGCTGCTGGGTGACGTTGTCTGGAATCAGCAGGAATACCAGCAGGTTGACCGGTTCGCCATCCGGCGATTCGAACGGGATAGGCTCGGCTAGGCGGACAAACGCCGCCAGCGGCGCTTTCAAGCCCTTGACCCGGCCATGCGGTACGGCGACGCCATGGCCAAGGCCGGTAGAACCCAGGCGCTCGCGTGCAAACAGGTTATCGGAGACAGTAGAGCGGGCAATGCCGCAGTTGTTTTCGAAGAGTAAACCGGCTTGTTCGAAAGCCCGTTTTTTACTGGAGACTTCCAGATCCAGCGCCACATTTTGTGCGGGCAGGATTTTTGCAAGATTAGTCATAATACAAATTGGTTTGCGGTCCAGTATGGATGGTTGTGTCTTAAGAGCCGCCATCGCTGAAAATCTAGCGCTGCATGTCGAAAACATGCCAATTTCGGGACTAGGCTGCGGCTCGTTACTGCTTGGCCGCAGATTCTACTACAACGTCTCCCCGATTTGGCCCAAGTCAGCATTGCTCAGGCTACGGTGCTGATGACACCCTTGAAGCGTCGCCAAGGCGCCGATTCGGTTTCTATTGGCGACACCCAAATCGAATTATAGACTTGATTCCAACCAACAACATCAACTTGCAGCGATGCTTGTCGCGGAATAGTGTGATTTTTTACTTAACTTCGAAGCGTGCGAAGATGAGCCAGACGTCGCCATTGCCTTTGTTCGACGACAGTCGCGGTACATAGGAACCCATCAACTTGGCGCCCTTGACCCCCAGCGATACCACCGGCAAGGCGAGCGGAAACGGGAAGCCGCCGAAATAATCCTGACGGCTCACCAGCATCGCGGTATAGCCGGCGCCGACTTCGACCGGTGTCTTGGGGACGTTCCAGATCCATTCGTAGGCATAGCCGGCCATGATCTGCGGACGCCAGTGGGAGTCGCGGATCGCCAGCAGATACAAGGATTCGTCGTTGCCGTCGGCATTGCGAATGGTGCGGCCGCCACCCAGGCCCCAGGCTTTTTCGTTCAACTCCCGAATTCTTTCTTCGGTATAGGTGTGACGGCCATGATAAGCATATCCAGACAGATAAACCTCCATGTCGCCGTTATCAACGATGTTATCCAGGCGGCTCTTGGTCTGTGTGAGCGTTTTGCTGAACCAGCCGGTGGTATCCGGGGTTTCCTGAGCGTGGGCCGGGGCGCAGATTACAGCGATCGCAGTCATGCCGGAGAAAAATGCGGTCCTTTTGAGGGAGGTAAAACGAGAAAAAATAGTCATAAAAAATAGGGTCCTTTACAGCGAGGTGGTACGGTAGACGCTGAGCCACCACGCGTCAATATCCCCGCTAATTTAATGCGTATTTATCTACATAAGTGCTGTCTTTTTGCTACAAACGTAACGAATTGTGTGTTATTGCCTTGCTTGGCGGCAATTCAATGGCGATTGCCCGGTGGAAAAATTGCTGCGCCATGGATTGATGTCAAGGCCGCCGCGACGGGTATAGCGCGCATATACAGACAGCTTTTGCGGCGCACAGTTGCGCATGACGTCCATAAAAATGCGTTCGACGCACTGTTCATGGAATTCGTTATGGTCGCGGAAGCTGATCAGGTAGCGCAGCAGGCTTTCCTGGTCGATGGCCGGACCGACATAATGGATTTGTACGCTGCCCCAGTCCGGCTGGCCGGTCACCAGGCAATTCGATTTGAGCAGGTGTGATATCAACGTTTCTTCAACGACAACTTGATTCGGATCGGCTTTCAATAGCGACGGATTCGGCTGGTACTCGTTGACTTCAATGTCCAGCCGGTCCAGTAACAAGCCTTGTGGTTCCTGCAGCTTCATGCTTGCAAAGGCGTCTGCCGTGGTCAGCGTCACGTGTACAGGGGCGCCGAAACCTGCCGACAAATCGGTACGCAACAGCTGCAGCAAGGCATCTGTATCTGCCAGTTTGGTTTGATTGAAGGAGTTCAGGTACAGCTTGAACGACTTCGACTCGACGATATTTGGAGAATCGGCCGGTACTGTGAACGTGGCGATGGCTACCTGAGGCTTGCCGCGCGCGTTGAGCCAGGACACCTCGTACGCGTTCCAGATATCGACGCCGAAAAATGGCAAAGTGCCGCTAACGCCTATTTCATCGCGCTTGCCCTGGCGAGCAATCGGGAACAGCAGCGAAGGTTGGTACTGGGTCTGGTAGGCGGCGGGTTTGCCCAACGGCGAAGCGTCGGGTGTATTGGGTATGGTCATGGCTCCTGCTTATACATATGCGTAAAAGCAGTATTTTGCCAGATAAGCATGATGTCCCTGATATTGGCCGTGTAATGCCGGCTATCGGAATCTTGCTGTTCGCTTGCAGCGGTGTGCCGCAAGCGAGTTTGAGCGCTCTAGCCAAGGAACAGCTTATAAACCGGATTCGCGCTTTCATCCCAGTAGCGGTAACCGAGACTGGAAAGGAAGGTGCGGAACGCTTTCATTTCCTTTTTTGGCACCTGCAGGCCGACCAGGATACGGCCGACGTCGCCGCCCTGGCTGCGGTAATGGAACAGACTGATATTCCAGTTAGGCGCCATCGAATTCAAAAAGCGCATCAGCGCGCCCGGGCGTTCCGGGAATTCAAAGCGGTACAGCAATTCGTCCTGCGCCAGCGCGCTCTTGCCGCCAACCAGGTGACGGACGTGGACCTTGGCCAGTTCATCATGGGTCAGGTCGAGCGTGCTGAAGCCGTGTTTTTCGAAATTCCTGGCGATCTGGCTGGCTTCGTCGCGGCCCGAAATCGCCACGCCGACAAACACATGTGCGGTTTTTTCGTCGCTGATGCGGTAGTTGAACTCGGTAACGTTGCGCGGTCCAACCAGCTCGCAGAAGCGGCGGAAGCTACCGCGCTGCTCGGGGATGGTGACTGCGTACACCGCTTCGCGCAGCTGGCCGATATCGGCCATTTCAGCAACGAAGCGCAGGCGGTCGAAATTCATGTTGGCGCCGGAGGCGATGGTGACCAGCGTCTGGTTCTTGATGGCCTTGCGCGTACCCTTGAACCGCTCGACATAGGCCTTGGCGCCGGCTACCGCCAGCGCGCCGGAAGGTTCCAGGATGCTGCGGGTATCCTGGAATACATCCTTGATTGCGGTGCAGACGGCGTCGGTATCGACCAGGATCACTTCGTCCACATACAGGCGCGCCAGGCGGAAAGTTTCTTCGCCGACCAGCTTGACTGCGGTGCCGTCGGCAAACAGGCCGACGTCCGGCAGTGTCACGCGGCGGCCGGCGGCCAAGCTGCGCGCCATGCCGTCGGAATCCGTGGTTTGCACGCCGATGATCTTGATCTCGGGCCGCACTGCTTTGACATAAGCTGCGATGCCGGCAATCAGGCCGCCGCCGCCGATCGGCACGAAGATCGCATGGATCGGCCCGGCATGCTGGCGCAGGATTTCCATGCCTATGGTGCCTTGGCCCGCGATTACGTGCGGATCGTCGAAAGGATGGACAAAAGTCAGCTTGAGCTTCTTTTCCAGTGTCAGCGCGTGGTTGTAGGCGTCGGTATAGGAGTCGCCGAACAGTACGACGTCGCCACCGCGGCCGCGGACCGCATCGACTTTGACTTGCGGCGTGGTGGTAGGCATCACGATCACAGCGCGGCAACCGAGTTTGGCCGCCGACAGCGCCAGTCCCTGGGCGTGGTTGCCGGCCGAAGCGCAAATCACGCCGCGCTTGAGCTGCGCCGGCGTCAGGCTGGCCATTTTGTTGTAGGCGCCACGCAACTTGAAACTGAACACGCTTTGCATATCCTCGCGCTTGAAATAAATCTGGTTTTCAATTCGCTGCGAAAGCGTTGACGCCAGTTCAAGCGGGGTTTCGACCGCGACATCGTAGACGCGGGCGGTGAGGATTTTTTGCAAATAATCTGTAGTCATGTCGTTAGTCAGTAGCGGTCCGGTAGCATTTTGAACGTGATCGGCAACAGGATCAGGCGGAGGGAAACAGCCGGTCATTATAATGGAGGGCTTTTTTAGCGCCACCAGGTTTTTCGGCCACGTCTTATCTTGAGCCGTCGCGCAAGCCGATCTGCCGTATTTATGAATTGTTTTCCATGATCGAATCCGCTGTTTTATGGCTGCTCAAGACGCTGGCTGTGCCTACCGTCGGCCTGACTTCCGTCTTTATCATCAGTTTTGTTGCCGCGACTTTGTTGCCGTTAGGTTCAGAGCCGGCGGTGTTCGCTGTGATCAAGGCCAATGGCGCGCTGTTCTGGCCCGTGATTTTTGTCGCCACCCTGGGCAACACCCTGGGCGGCGTGGTTGATTACTGGATGGGTTACGGCGCCAAGCAAGCCTTTGCGCGCGAGCGTGGCAGCAGCTGGTTCTGCTGGCTGGAGCGCTATGGCGCAAAGACCATGCTGCTGGCCTGGGTGCCTGGTATCGGCGACCCGATTTGTACCCTTGGCGGCTGGCTCAAGCTGCCGTTCTGGCCTTCCGTCATGTATATGGCGATCGGCAAATTTTTGCGCTACATCCTGGTGGTCTGGCTGTTGCTGCATGTGCCGGATGGCTTTTGGCGCGAGGTTGCAAGCTGGCTGGCGTAAGCTGGAAATAAAGCGTGGATTTTTGCGGCGCACTATTATATATTTCCCTGGGTCAACACTAGTTTGCATGCTTCTTTGAAATCGAAAATCTTTCGAGGAGAGAACGCTATGAACAAACTGGACATCAGGGAGATTTGTGAGCGCATCGCAGTGCAAGCGCCGTATTTTGCATTTACAGAATTGCGCGGCGTACCGAATCGGATAGTCCAAGGAACGTTTTCGTCAGAGCAGCCTTTAGGTTTTGAAAATGGCCCCGTTGCCTCCGCAGAAATCGGCCGTCACCTGGCGATTCTGGGTTCATGCGCCGCTGTCGCCTGGCAAGCAGAGCCGCCGGTCTCGCAGATCTATTATCTGGCGACCAAGGCCCGTTACAGTAAACTATATGATGTAGCTCCTCGCGAACCGGGTGCTGTGTTCCAGGCCACGGCGGAAGTCTTACGGCAGGACCGGCGTTCGCTAATTACGCAGGCCACCATTTCGGCTGAAAAGCCGTTTGCCCATCTTCATTGCGAATACCAGGCTTTAACGGAGCCGGTATTCCTGCGCCTGTTCAAGGATTACCGGGTGCCGTCGACGCCGTCTCCCGATCATTCTCCCTATAGACAATCGGTACAGCTTGAGTTTGACGACGCCGTCGGCCATTCCCTTATCGCCCGCAGCAAGGCGCTGGCGCCAGCCCGTTGCGCCGGACATTTTCTCGATTACCCGGCATGGCCGGTCGCCATCATTGTCCATACGGTGGCGCAAACCACCAGCAGGCTGCTGCATCATATCCTCGACAAAGAAGTCAGCTACACCGTTGTCAAGTGCGATCTGTCGGCGCATCAGCTGGTGCCGGCGTCCGAGCCCCTGTCTTTTCATACCAGCTGCATGTCGGCCTCCGCCTATCTGTCGCACTATGTGTTCGAAACCCGCGTGATGCGGCAGAGGGAGATTGTCGCCACGGTACGCACCGAATTGCAGGTGTGAGCCGCGGAAATCCATGATTTGCATTCAAAGAGCACGCAACATCGCCGGCGTAATCAGCAATAAAACCACATAGGGCAGCATGCGCAATGGCCAGGCGCGCTTGCGCAGCAGATGGGAAAGGCCGAAGTAGGGGTTTCTGGTGGATAAGGACACGGGCGTCATGCTGCAACTCCTCAAGAATCGGCTGTTCAGCCTTTGCATTGGCCGTAGTCGGCCAATGTGAGGGCGATACTTTCCATGATTTCGCTGATGATCTGGCTGAACACGAATGCTCCATAATTCTAGTGGTGGTGAAATTATTATAGATATAGACTATTAAATTATAAAAATTGATTATTTTTATTGTTTTTATTGGTTTTGGCTATCTTTGGCAAGCCGCTACCTTGCGGTGCACAAATCGCCATGTTGCCGTCGCGAAGGGGCGCAATCAGCTAAAATGATGCTCCAGCAGCTGAAGACCATGCAGTAGTCACCTCTTAAGATCAATGAACGCCCCAGTCAAAATCCAGGCATTATTGTCAGACGCGCCACACGGCGCCACCCCTACGCGATTGCGCGAGATTCCCTATAACTACACCTCGTTTTCCGATCGCGAGATCGTCATTCGTCTGCTAGGCGAAGCGTCCTGGCGCTTGCTCGACGAGCTGCGCGGTAAACGCCAGACTGGACGTTCCGCACGCATGTTGTACGAAGTGCTGGGCGACATTTGGGTAGTGCGCCGCAATCCGTACTTGCAAGATGACATGCTGGACAATCCCAAGCGTCGCCAAGCTCTGATTGATGCGCTGCATCATCGCCTGAGTGAAGTCGATAAGCGTCGCATCGTCACCGATGCGGCCGACAATGGTGACGCGGTTAGCGACGAAGAAGCCAAAAAACGCAGCGAAAATGTCGAAGCGCTGCTGGCCGCAGCCAGGAAAGCGATTGCCGCTTTCTCTGACGAATTCCGCCAGACCTACGACCTGCGCAAGCGCGCCAACAAGATACTGGGGCGCTATACCGCCAAGGACAATATCAAGTTCGACGGCCTGTCGCGCGTCTCGCATGTGACCGACGCCACTGACTGGCGCGTCGAGTATCCGTTCGTCGTGCTGACGCCGGACGGCGAAGATGAAATGGCCGGCCTGGTCAAGGGCTGCATCGAACTCGGCCTGACTATCATCCCGCGCGGCGGCGGCACCGGCTATACCGGCGGCGCGATTCCGCTGACGCCTTTGTCGGCGGTCATCAACACCGAAAAGCTGGAACAGCTCGGCGCAGTCGAAATGGCTGTGCTGCCAGGGCTGGATAAAGAATACGCGACGATCTACTCGGGCGCCGGCGTAGTCACCAAGCGTGTCTCCGACGCCGCTGAAAAAGCCGGCTTCGTATTTGCGGTCGATCCGACTTCGGCTGAGGCATCCTGCGTCGGCGGTAATATCGCCATGAATGCGGGCGGCAAGAAAGCAGTGTTGTGGGGTACTGCGCTGGATAACCTGGCGAGCTGGCGCATGGTGGATCCGAACGGTGATTGGCTCGACGTTACCCGTCTTGATCACAACCTCAGCAAGATCCACGATACGCCGCTGGCGCGTTTCCAGCTTGAATGGCGTCATCCGGCGGAAAAAGGGCGTCCAAGCGAAAAGCCGTTCAAGACGGAAATCCTGGAAATTGCCGGCCGCGTGTTCCGCAAGGAAGGTCTGGGCAAGGACGTCACCGATAAATTCCTGGCGGGTTTGCCGGGGATTCAAAAAGAAGGCTGTGACGGTCTGATCACCTCCGGGCGCTGGATCCTGCACAAGATGCCGAAGCATACGCGCACGGTTTGCCTGGAATTTTTCGGCCAGGCGCGCGATGCCATTCCATCGATCGTCGAGATCAAGGATTTCCTCGACGCGGAAACTAAAAAGGGCGGTGCGATCCTGGCCGGTCTTGAGCATCTGGATGAGCGCTATCTGCGCGCAGTCGGCTACACCACCAAATCCAAGCGCGGCGTACTGCCGAAGATGGCCTTGTTCGGCGATATCGTCGGCGACGATGAAAACGCGGTAGCGCATGCGGCATCGGAAGTGGTGCGCATGGCCAACAACCGGGTCGGAGAAGGTTTCGTCGCGGTGAGCCCGGAAGCGCGCAAGAAATTCTGGCTGGACCGTGCCCGCACGGCCGCCATCGCCAAACATACCAATGCCTTCAAGATCAATGAAGACGTGGTGATTCCCCTCAATCGCATGGGTGAGTACACCGATGGCATCGAACGCATCAACATCGAACTGTCGGGCAAGAACAAGCTGCAATTGCTGGACGAATTGCGCGACTTCCTGCTCAATGGCAATCTGCCCTTGGGCAAGGGCGACGACGCTGACGGCGACGACATTCCGGCTACCGAAATCCTGGAAGACCGCGTGCATCAGGCCGAGCAATTGCTGGTCGACGTCAAGGCGCGCTGGACCTATCTATTGGCAAACCTGGATCAGCCGCTAAAGGACGCCAAGCAGGAACTGGCGGGACTTGGGCTGGACAAACTGGGCCTGGTATTTGACGAACGTCTGCGAACGCAGCCAGAGGCAACCGTATTCGACGTAGTGCAGGACCGCACCATCCGCGTCTCCTGGAAACAGGAAGTGCGCGCCTTGCTGCGGCAAATTTTCAATGGCGCTTCGTTCAAGCTGATTCTCGACGAGTGCAGTGCAATCCACAAGCGTGTGCTGCGCGGCCGCGTGTTCGTCGCCCTGCATATGCACGCCGGCGACGGAAATGTCCACACCAACTTGCCAGTCAATTCCGATCACTACGAAATGCTGCAGGATGCGCATGCCGCTGTGGCGCGCATCATGACCTTGGCGCGCTCGCTGGACGGCGTGATTTCGGGTGAGCATGGCATCGGCATCACCAAGCTGGAATTCCTCACTGAGGATGAAATCAAGGATTTCCGCAGCTACAAGCTGCGCGTCGATCCGGAAGGCCGCTTCAACAAGGGCAAGCTGCTCAACCTGCCTGGCTTCGAAGCTGACCTGAGCAACGCCTACACGCCGTCGTTCGGCTTGATGGGCCATGAATCGCTGATCATGCAGCAAAGCGATATCGGCGCCATCGCCAACAGCGTCAAGGATTGCCTGCGTTGCGGTAAATGCAAACCGGTGTGCGCAACCCATGTGCCGCGCGCCAACCTGCTGTATTCGCCGCGCAACAAGATTCTTGCTACCTCGCTGCTGGTGGAAGCCTTCCTGTATGAGGAGCAGACGCGGCGCGGCATCTCGATCAAGCATTGGGAAGAATTCGAAGATGTGGCCGACCATTGCACCGTCTGTCATAAATGCGTGACGCCATGCCCGGTCGATATCGACTTCGGCGATGTCTCGATGAACATGCGCAACCTGCTGCGCAAGATGAACAAGAAATCGTTCAATCCCGGCACGTCTGCGGCCATGTTCTTCCTCAACGCCACCGATCCGGCCACCATCAACATGACCCGTAAGGTCATGACCGACTGGGGCTTCAAGGCGCAGCGTTTCGGCAACGACATGCTCAAGAAATTCGCCAAGAAGCAGACCAAGAAACCGCCGGCCACGGTGGGTAAAGCGCCGATCAAAGAACAGGTGATCCACTTCATCAACAAGAAGATGCCGGGCAACCTGCCGAAGAAGACTGCGCGCGCCTTGCTGGATATAGAAGACGACAAGATCGTGCCGATCATCCGCGATCCGAAGAGCACCACCGCCGATACCGAAGCCGTGTTTTATTTCCCTGGTTGCGGTTCGGAGCGGCTGTTCTCGCAAGTCGGCCTGGCAACGCAAGCGATGTTGTGGCAAGTCGGTGTGCAGACTGTGCTGCCGCCGGGCTACCTGTGCTGTGGTTATCCGCAACGCGGTTCGGGCGACTTCGACAAGGCCGAGAAGATCATCACCGACAATCGCGTGTTGTTCCATCGCATGGCGAATACCCTGAACTATCTCGACATCAAGACCGTGATCGTCTCATGCGGCACTTGCTACGACCAGTTGCAGGGCTACCAGTTCGACAAGATCTTCCCGGGCTGCCGCATCATCGATATCCACGAATACCTGCTGGAGAAAAATCTGAAGCTGGAAGGCGTGAGCGGTACGCGTTACATGTATCACGACCCTTGCCACAGCCCGATGAAACAGCAGGATCCGATGAAGACGGTGAACGCACTGATCACCACCGACAACGGCGCCAAGATCGAGAAGAACGAACGCTGCTGCGGCGAATCGGGCACCTTCGGCGTCAGCCGTCCGGATGTCTCGACCCAGGTGCGCTTCCGCAAGGAAGAGGAAATGAACAAGGGTGCAGACAAGTTGCGCGCCGACGGTTTTGGCGGCGACGTCAAGATCCTCACCTCCTGCCCGTCTTGCCTGCAAGGTCTGTCGCGCTACAACGATGACTCCGGCACAACCGCCGATTACATCGTAGTGGAAATGGCGCGTCACCTGCTGGGTGAAAACTGGTTGCCGGATTATGTTGCCCGCGCCAACAACGGCGGCATCGAACGGATCCTGGTGTGACCATGGCAGAACATCCGATTGATTGCGAACTGTGCAGCGGCGACGGTGGGGAAGTTCTCCACCGCGCCGAAAAATTCCGCGTGGTGCTGGTGGACGACGCAGCCTATCCGGGTTTTTGCCGCGTTATCTGGAACAGCCATGTCAAGGAAATGACGGATTTACCTGTGGCCGATCGCAGTACGCTGATGGCTGCGGTATGCAAAGTCGAATCCATTGTGCGCGCCGTCATGCAGCCGGAAAAAATCAATCTGGCCAGCCTCGGCAACATGACGCCGCATCTGCATTGGCACGTGATTCCGCGCTATCTGGACGACGCGCAATTTCCGAGTCCCGTCTGGGCGGAAGTACAGCGGCAAACGCCGCTGGTCAGCCTGGCGCAACGGCAGGGATTGCTGGACGCGCTGCGTTCGGCGGTCGCTACGCAGTTTTAATCTTATCCAATTTAATCTCCAATGACCGGCTCAAAACAATCCGCACCAGCGCCCGTACCCGTGTCTTTCACTGTGCACAAGCAATCGTGCAAGCTGGAAGTCGCTTTCGACGATGGCGCAGTTTTTTCGTTGCCGTTCGAATTGATGCGGGTCTATTCGCCGTCCGCCGAAGTCAGCGGCCACGGTCCGGGGCAAGAAGTACTGCAGACCGGCAAGCGCAACGTCGAGATGGTGGCGCTGGAACCGGTTGGCAACTACGCGGTCAAGCCGACCTTTTCCGACGGCCATGTCAGCGGCATTTTTACCTGGGCCTATCTGTACAAGCTGGGGCGCGACCAGGACGCAATGTGGGAAGATTATTTGCGCCGGTTGGACGATGCCGGACATGGACGAGAAGCCGGCCGCGACCTGTCCATGACAGCCAAGTCCGTCGGCGGTCACGGCTGCGCATAAGAAGCGGTGGCCTGCGGCCTCTAGGAATTGGCCGCGTTTCTCGGTTTGATTCCCATCTCGCGTAACGCATCGCCGATAGCATGCACTGCCTGTCGCATTTCTTCAGCGCCGATCGCGCCTATGCAACCGACGCGGAACGTCTCGGCCTGGGTCAGTTTTCCCGGGTAGAGAATGAAACCTTTATCGCGCACCCGGTTGTAGAAATCCTTGAATTCATAACTGGCGCTTTTCGGCGCATGCATGGTGACGATGATCGGCGCCTGGATTTTCGCCGGTAAAAACTGGATCAGGCCAAGCTCGCGCATGCCCGCCATCAGCGTGTCGTAGTTTTTGGTATAGCGCGCCAATCGCGCCGGCTGGCCGCCTTCGGCAACGAACTGATTCAAGGCCTGATGGAAAGCCACCACGATATGCGTCGGCGGCGTGAAGCGCCATTGTGTAGTCTTTTCCATGTAGACCCATTGATCATGCAGGTCGAGCGACAGGG from the Collimonas arenae genome contains:
- the hprK gene encoding HPr(Ser) kinase/phosphatase, with product MPASTPLSIQQLYDENRESLQLGWFAGFPGGERLISGDAASAADQVGHLNLIHPGRIQVFGHQETEYYQRLSATSRVYQTAELVAGAPPAFIIAQGLATPPDILEICDEKNIPLFSTPLPAAQVIDYLRVYLSKKLAQRITMHGVFMDVLGVGVLITGESGLGKSELGLELISRSHGLVADDAVEFARIAPNMIEGRCPHLLQNLLEVRGLGLLDIKTIFGETAVRRKMRLKLIVHLVRRATLEENYERLPLDAHTQEVLGLAIRKVIIPVAAGRNIAVLLEAAVRNTILQLRGIDTLKDFIARQRIAMDSDSDL
- a CDS encoding YqaA family protein, which encodes MIESAVLWLLKTLAVPTVGLTSVFIISFVAATLLPLGSEPAVFAVIKANGALFWPVIFVATLGNTLGGVVDYWMGYGAKQAFARERGSSWFCWLERYGAKTMLLAWVPGIGDPICTLGGWLKLPFWPSVMYMAIGKFLRYILVVWLLLHVPDGFWREVASWLA
- a CDS encoding DUF3683 domain-containing protein — protein: MNAPVKIQALLSDAPHGATPTRLREIPYNYTSFSDREIVIRLLGEASWRLLDELRGKRQTGRSARMLYEVLGDIWVVRRNPYLQDDMLDNPKRRQALIDALHHRLSEVDKRRIVTDAADNGDAVSDEEAKKRSENVEALLAAARKAIAAFSDEFRQTYDLRKRANKILGRYTAKDNIKFDGLSRVSHVTDATDWRVEYPFVVLTPDGEDEMAGLVKGCIELGLTIIPRGGGTGYTGGAIPLTPLSAVINTEKLEQLGAVEMAVLPGLDKEYATIYSGAGVVTKRVSDAAEKAGFVFAVDPTSAEASCVGGNIAMNAGGKKAVLWGTALDNLASWRMVDPNGDWLDVTRLDHNLSKIHDTPLARFQLEWRHPAEKGRPSEKPFKTEILEIAGRVFRKEGLGKDVTDKFLAGLPGIQKEGCDGLITSGRWILHKMPKHTRTVCLEFFGQARDAIPSIVEIKDFLDAETKKGGAILAGLEHLDERYLRAVGYTTKSKRGVLPKMALFGDIVGDDENAVAHAASEVVRMANNRVGEGFVAVSPEARKKFWLDRARTAAIAKHTNAFKINEDVVIPLNRMGEYTDGIERINIELSGKNKLQLLDELRDFLLNGNLPLGKGDDADGDDIPATEILEDRVHQAEQLLVDVKARWTYLLANLDQPLKDAKQELAGLGLDKLGLVFDERLRTQPEATVFDVVQDRTIRVSWKQEVRALLRQIFNGASFKLILDECSAIHKRVLRGRVFVALHMHAGDGNVHTNLPVNSDHYEMLQDAHAAVARIMTLARSLDGVISGEHGIGITKLEFLTEDEIKDFRSYKLRVDPEGRFNKGKLLNLPGFEADLSNAYTPSFGLMGHESLIMQQSDIGAIANSVKDCLRCGKCKPVCATHVPRANLLYSPRNKILATSLLVEAFLYEEQTRRGISIKHWEEFEDVADHCTVCHKCVTPCPVDIDFGDVSMNMRNLLRKMNKKSFNPGTSAAMFFLNATDPATINMTRKVMTDWGFKAQRFGNDMLKKFAKKQTKKPPATVGKAPIKEQVIHFINKKMPGNLPKKTARALLDIEDDKIVPIIRDPKSTTADTEAVFYFPGCGSERLFSQVGLATQAMLWQVGVQTVLPPGYLCCGYPQRGSGDFDKAEKIITDNRVLFHRMANTLNYLDIKTVIVSCGTCYDQLQGYQFDKIFPGCRIIDIHEYLLEKNLKLEGVSGTRYMYHDPCHSPMKQQDPMKTVNALITTDNGAKIEKNERCCGESGTFGVSRPDVSTQVRFRKEEEMNKGADKLRADGFGGDVKILTSCPSCLQGLSRYNDDSGTTADYIVVEMARHLLGENWLPDYVARANNGGIERILV
- a CDS encoding PTS sugar transporter subunit IIA, which encodes MTNLAKILPAQNVALDLEVSSKKRAFEQAGLLFENNCGIARSTVSDNLFARERLGSTGLGHGVAVPHGRVKGLKAPLAAFVRLAEPIPFESPDGEPVNLLVFLLIPDNVTQQHLEILSEIAEMFSSDAFRQILASDPDPASVHAHIVAWQPMGTENAT
- the queF gene encoding NADPH-dependent 7-cyano-7-deazaguanine reductase QueF (Catalyzes the NADPH-dependent reduction of 7-cyano-7-deazaguanine (preQ0) to 7-aminomethyl-7-deazaguanine (preQ1) in queuosine biosynthesis) codes for the protein MTIPNTPDASPLGKPAAYQTQYQPSLLFPIARQGKRDEIGVSGTLPFFGVDIWNAYEVSWLNARGKPQVAIATFTVPADSPNIVESKSFKLYLNSFNQTKLADTDALLQLLRTDLSAGFGAPVHVTLTTADAFASMKLQEPQGLLLDRLDIEVNEYQPNPSLLKADPNQVVVEETLISHLLKSNCLVTGQPDWGSVQIHYVGPAIDQESLLRYLISFRDHNEFHEQCVERIFMDVMRNCAPQKLSVYARYTRRGGLDINPWRSNFSTGQSPLNCRQARQ
- the ilvA gene encoding threonine ammonia-lyase, biosynthetic — its product is MTTDYLQKILTARVYDVAVETPLELASTLSQRIENQIYFKREDMQSVFSFKLRGAYNKMASLTPAQLKRGVICASAGNHAQGLALSAAKLGCRAVIVMPTTTPQVKVDAVRGRGGDVVLFGDSYTDAYNHALTLEKKLKLTFVHPFDDPHVIAGQGTIGMEILRQHAGPIHAIFVPIGGGGLIAGIAAYVKAVRPEIKIIGVQTTDSDGMARSLAAGRRVTLPDVGLFADGTAVKLVGEETFRLARLYVDEVILVDTDAVCTAIKDVFQDTRSILEPSGALAVAGAKAYVERFKGTRKAIKNQTLVTIASGANMNFDRLRFVAEMADIGQLREAVYAVTIPEQRGSFRRFCELVGPRNVTEFNYRISDEKTAHVFVGVAISGRDEASQIARNFEKHGFSTLDLTHDELAKVHVRHLVGGKSALAQDELLYRFEFPERPGALMRFLNSMAPNWNISLFHYRSQGGDVGRILVGLQVPKKEMKAFRTFLSSLGYRYWDESANPVYKLFLG